One Nocardioidaceae bacterium SCSIO 66511 genomic window carries:
- a CDS encoding FtsX-like permease family protein, whose amino-acid sequence MLGVAIKSLRFRLGRFTATFINVFLGAVILTAFATLFDTAHGRGVSSADKESLTTIAAAVGGWGLIIVAFGVAATMNLATRQRRSELALLKAVGATPGQIARMISAEGTVIALLASGLAIAPAVLIGRATLGALQSTNQIADTVDHSFGPLALIAGPAVTLAATIGAAAITARRTAHVSAKDALAQSTSDGARMTGVRVGVASVLIAASMSCAILTATVLKDEGFLALSVAGQAGIAAAIGLALLSPLFLRAFVLSIDLPTRLLARASGYLASSNIRRRTDQTAAITMPVIIFTGLATVSLYTLKIQNAANAADGIVLSADDEGVQTLTFIIVGMIAVFAAIVVVNNCVAAMLGRRAEFALTRKIGATPAQLRRSTMLESLFAVAVGVVLGTAAAAIGILGFTYGRTGSFTIEPGPSTYLITVATIVALTLAASLISTNRSLATPILDDRT is encoded by the coding sequence ATGCTTGGAGTCGCCATCAAGTCCTTGCGGTTCCGGCTTGGCCGATTCACCGCAACCTTCATCAACGTGTTTCTCGGCGCAGTCATCCTCACCGCGTTCGCGACACTGTTCGACACCGCACACGGAAGAGGCGTCTCTTCCGCCGACAAGGAATCGCTGACCACCATCGCCGCAGCGGTTGGCGGCTGGGGGCTCATTATCGTCGCCTTCGGCGTGGCCGCCACCATGAACCTGGCAACACGGCAACGCAGAAGCGAACTGGCGCTCCTCAAAGCCGTGGGAGCCACCCCGGGTCAAATCGCACGCATGATCAGTGCTGAAGGAACCGTCATCGCCCTCCTGGCCTCCGGACTCGCCATCGCCCCGGCCGTGCTGATCGGCCGCGCGACGCTAGGCGCGCTTCAGTCCACTAACCAGATCGCCGACACGGTCGACCACAGCTTCGGCCCCCTGGCCCTGATCGCCGGACCAGCGGTGACCTTGGCCGCCACGATCGGAGCCGCAGCCATCACTGCACGACGGACTGCACATGTCAGCGCTAAGGACGCTCTCGCGCAGTCGACCTCCGACGGAGCGAGGATGACCGGCGTGCGCGTTGGCGTTGCGTCCGTGCTGATCGCTGCCAGCATGAGCTGCGCCATCCTCACCGCCACCGTCCTTAAGGACGAAGGGTTCCTGGCGCTGAGCGTTGCCGGCCAGGCAGGGATCGCCGCAGCGATCGGACTGGCACTGCTGTCGCCGCTGTTCCTGCGCGCATTCGTCCTCTCCATCGACTTGCCCACGCGACTTCTCGCCAGGGCATCCGGGTACTTGGCGTCATCCAACATTCGGCGACGTACCGATCAGACCGCCGCCATCACCATGCCCGTCATCATCTTCACTGGACTGGCCACGGTCTCGCTCTACACCCTCAAGATCCAGAACGCGGCCAATGCAGCCGACGGCATCGTTCTCAGCGCCGACGACGAAGGCGTCCAAACCCTCACCTTCATCATCGTCGGCATGATCGCGGTCTTCGCTGCCATCGTGGTCGTGAACAACTGCGTTGCCGCCATGCTCGGACGCCGAGCAGAATTCGCTCTGACCCGCAAGATCGGAGCAACACCAGCCCAACTACGTCGCTCGACGATGCTGGAATCGCTGTTCGCAGTGGCGGTGGGGGTCGTGCTCGGAACCGCGGCCGCAGCAATCGGGATCCTCGGATTCACCTACGGAAGAACCGGATCGTTCACGATCGAACCCGGTCCTTCTACCTATCTGATCACCGTCGCCACAATCGTGGCTCTCACCCTGGCCGCCAGTCTGATCAGCACAAATCGCTCCCTCGCAACACCAATCCTCGACGATCGGACCTAG
- a CDS encoding MBL fold metallo-hydrolase codes for MAARIDHAVTSGTFSLDGETFDVDNNVWVVGDDEECIVIDAPHSVDDILAVVGARRVKAIVCTHAHDDHVRVAPQLRERTAAPILLHPDDRPLWELTHSEYLWDADLSDGQTIEVGGTTLTVLHTPGHAPGGVCLYAPHLGCVFTGDTLFNGGPGATGRSYSDLPTLEASIREKLFVLPDDTVVHTGHGDDTTIGGEADGLGRD; via the coding sequence ATGGCCGCGCGGATCGACCACGCCGTCACCTCCGGCACGTTCAGCCTCGACGGCGAGACCTTCGACGTCGACAACAACGTATGGGTCGTCGGCGACGACGAGGAGTGCATCGTCATCGACGCACCGCACTCGGTCGACGACATCCTCGCCGTCGTCGGTGCGCGTAGGGTCAAGGCGATCGTGTGTACGCACGCCCACGACGACCACGTGCGTGTCGCACCTCAACTGCGGGAGCGTACGGCCGCGCCGATCCTGCTGCATCCCGACGACCGGCCGCTCTGGGAGCTGACACACAGCGAGTACCTGTGGGATGCCGACCTCTCGGACGGCCAGACCATCGAGGTCGGCGGTACGACCCTGACCGTGCTGCACACGCCGGGCCACGCCCCGGGCGGGGTGTGCCTGTACGCGCCTCACCTCGGCTGCGTGTTCACCGGCGACACACTCTTCAACGGCGGTCCTGGCGCGACCGGTCGGTCGTACTCCGACCTCCCGACGCTGGAGGCGTCCATCCGAGAGAAGCTCTTCGTACTCCCCGACGACACGGTCGTACACACCGGACACGGCGACGACACCACCATCGGTGGCGAAGCCGACGGCCTTGGTCGCGACTGA
- a CDS encoding S-(hydroxymethyl)mycothiol dehydrogenase, with protein MQQVKAVVAGSKGAPVELTTINVPDPGPGEAVVAVQTCGVCHTDLHYREGGINDEFPFLLGHEAAGTVEAVGPDVTDVAPGDFVILNWRAVCGECRACKRGDLQYCFNTHNATQKMTLEDGSELSPALGIGAFAEKTLVAAGQCTKVDPTARPAAVGLLGCGVMAGIGASINTGAVTRGKSVAVIGCGGVGVAAIAGSALAGAYPIIAVDIDPKKLEAAKSLGATHTVDSSSSDPVEEIARISAETYPGAEGADVVVEAVGRPETWKQAFYARDLAGILVLVGVPTPEMKLPDLPLIDVFGRGGALKSSWYGDCLPSRDFPMLVDLYQQGRLDLDAFVTEEIALDGVEAAFDRMHQGDVLRSVVVL; from the coding sequence ATGCAGCAGGTCAAGGCAGTCGTCGCCGGAAGCAAGGGAGCTCCGGTCGAGCTCACCACCATCAACGTTCCGGATCCGGGTCCGGGCGAGGCAGTCGTCGCGGTGCAGACCTGCGGCGTCTGCCACACGGACCTGCACTATCGCGAGGGCGGAATCAACGACGAGTTCCCGTTCCTGCTCGGTCATGAGGCCGCGGGAACGGTCGAGGCCGTCGGCCCGGACGTGACTGACGTCGCTCCGGGCGACTTCGTCATCTTGAACTGGCGAGCCGTATGCGGCGAATGCCGCGCCTGCAAGCGCGGTGACCTGCAGTACTGCTTCAACACCCACAACGCGACCCAGAAGATGACGCTGGAAGACGGCAGCGAGCTGTCGCCCGCCCTCGGCATCGGCGCCTTCGCCGAGAAGACCCTGGTAGCGGCCGGTCAGTGCACCAAGGTCGACCCGACGGCCCGGCCCGCGGCAGTCGGCCTGCTGGGTTGTGGCGTGATGGCCGGCATCGGGGCCTCGATCAACACCGGCGCGGTGACGCGCGGTAAGTCGGTCGCCGTGATCGGTTGTGGGGGCGTAGGCGTCGCAGCGATCGCCGGATCGGCTCTGGCCGGCGCGTACCCGATCATCGCCGTCGACATCGACCCGAAGAAGCTCGAAGCGGCGAAGTCACTTGGCGCGACCCACACGGTCGACTCATCTTCGAGCGATCCGGTCGAAGAGATCGCGCGGATCTCGGCCGAGACCTACCCGGGCGCCGAAGGTGCGGACGTCGTCGTCGAGGCCGTCGGACGCCCGGAGACCTGGAAGCAGGCCTTCTACGCGCGCGACCTCGCCGGCATCCTCGTACTGGTCGGCGTACCGACACCGGAAATGAAGCTGCCGGACCTCCCGCTGATCGACGTATTCGGCCGCGGCGGTGCGCTGAAGTCGAGCTGGTACGGCGACTGCCTGCCGAGCCGCGACTTCCCGATGCTGGTCGACCTGTACCAGCAGGGACGCCTCGATCTCGACGCATTCGTGACCGAGGAGATCGCCCTCGACGGTGTCGAGGCGGCCTTCGATCGAATGCACCAAGGCGACGTACTCCGCTCGGTGGTCGTGCTCTGA
- a CDS encoding sulfatase-like hydrolase/transferase: MAISRRRLLAGAGSSAVATLGQMSGSAPAAASSAPTRPPKPPKYFPPREPNVPPLYPRANKPNIVLILADDMGFSDAGCYGGDIDTPNIDSLATRGMLFTNATNEARCAPSRAALLTGLHPTQSGIGNMPGTVSTMREYQQYLRKDVLTVGEIVSRRGYATAHIGKWHVGNTHQSAPNDRGFDYSLVAPGGRSYWDDRWRVNGEPTTIAGYTTDIVTQRSVDYLASREGKQAPFFLNVAYKAPHWPLQHPDDATVAKYRDRFSTGWRASERRRVRKQREIGLFPGRVKLSTRRHLDPWKDVGDQAWETERMAVYAAQIETMDTGIGRILDELRRQGIDNDTVVIFASDNGGTREGVPIRTTPEGDQYGNVEGVMPGGPTVFQSYGPNWGTVSNTPFAEHKVWLGEGGISNPLIISWPDRFKRPRKFHGSINLFDITPTIASLAGADLRKPRFRRRNGVRVQYPSGMSLVTIFDGKAGRKFRDRVLCWEHVGHRAVRTKRWKLVRDRNDRRWRLYDLKNDRSERVDLAKQRPDVRRELLTAWKQWANWVNVGEYSRRNGKDHYVPHHW, encoded by the coding sequence ATGGCGATCTCGCGACGACGGCTACTCGCCGGAGCAGGCTCGAGCGCGGTGGCGACCTTGGGGCAGATGTCCGGATCGGCGCCTGCCGCGGCATCGAGTGCTCCGACGCGCCCGCCGAAGCCTCCGAAGTACTTCCCGCCGCGTGAGCCGAACGTTCCGCCGCTGTACCCACGCGCGAACAAACCGAACATCGTGCTGATCCTGGCCGACGACATGGGGTTCTCGGATGCGGGCTGTTACGGGGGTGACATCGACACACCGAACATCGACTCGCTCGCCACCCGCGGGATGCTCTTCACCAACGCGACGAACGAGGCGCGCTGTGCGCCATCACGAGCCGCACTCCTCACCGGCCTGCATCCGACGCAGTCCGGTATCGGCAACATGCCGGGGACGGTTTCGACGATGCGGGAGTACCAGCAATACCTACGTAAGGACGTACTCACCGTCGGCGAGATCGTCTCGCGACGTGGGTACGCGACTGCGCACATCGGGAAATGGCACGTCGGTAACACCCACCAGTCGGCGCCCAACGATCGCGGCTTCGACTACTCGCTCGTTGCGCCGGGCGGGCGTTCGTACTGGGACGACCGGTGGCGGGTCAACGGCGAGCCGACGACCATCGCGGGCTACACGACCGACATCGTCACCCAGCGGTCGGTGGACTATCTCGCGTCACGCGAGGGCAAGCAGGCTCCGTTCTTCCTGAACGTCGCGTACAAGGCGCCGCACTGGCCGCTGCAACATCCAGACGATGCGACGGTTGCCAAGTACCGGGATCGTTTCTCGACCGGCTGGCGCGCTTCAGAGCGCCGTCGCGTACGCAAACAGCGCGAGATCGGGTTGTTTCCCGGGCGAGTCAAGTTGTCGACCCGTCGGCACCTCGATCCATGGAAGGACGTGGGCGACCAGGCGTGGGAGACGGAACGGATGGCCGTGTACGCGGCACAGATCGAGACGATGGACACCGGAATCGGGCGGATCCTCGACGAGCTCCGGCGGCAGGGCATCGACAACGACACGGTCGTCATCTTCGCCTCCGACAACGGCGGTACGCGCGAAGGAGTGCCGATCCGGACGACCCCGGAGGGCGACCAGTACGGGAACGTCGAAGGCGTCATGCCGGGCGGCCCGACGGTGTTTCAGTCGTACGGGCCGAACTGGGGCACTGTCTCCAACACGCCGTTCGCCGAGCACAAGGTCTGGCTCGGTGAGGGCGGCATCAGCAATCCGCTCATCATTTCTTGGCCGGACAGGTTCAAGCGCCCGCGCAAGTTCCATGGCAGCATCAACCTGTTCGACATCACGCCGACGATCGCATCGCTTGCCGGCGCAGACTTGCGGAAGCCCAGGTTCAGGCGTCGAAACGGTGTCCGTGTGCAATACCCGTCCGGGATGAGCCTGGTGACGATCTTCGACGGCAAGGCGGGCCGGAAGTTTCGCGATCGTGTCCTCTGCTGGGAGCACGTCGGGCACCGAGCGGTTCGTACGAAGCGATGGAAGCTGGTCCGCGACCGCAACGACAGGCGCTGGCGCCTGTACGACCTGAAGAACGACCGCAGTGAGCGCGTCGACCTCGCGAAGCAGCGACCGGACGTACGTAGGGAGCTGCTGACGGCGTGGAAACAGTGGGCGAACTGGGTCAACGTCGGCGAGTATTCGCGCCGAAACGGCAAGGATCACTACGTACCGCACCACTGGTGA